The following DNA comes from Burkholderiales bacterium.
CGGTGCTGCGCAGGTGGCTTGTGCCGCTTGCCGACAACCGTCGCCTGGATGGGCTGGACGAGGCGCCTTACGCACTTTTCGATCTCCTCTACGATTGGTACCGGGCAGGCTACCTGGCGCCGGCGGCGCCTTTGCCCTCGGCGTCGAAGCGCGCTGGGCTGGACACGCGCGCGAAGAGGGTGAAGACAAGCGGGGGCCGGTCCACCAGTGCACTCACAGGGGGAAGCCGCCGTGGCTGAGGGCATGGCGACGTTGCGGGGGCAATTTTCCCTGCCTTCCGAATACCGTGCCGCCATCGACAGGCTGGTGGCGGCCGCGCGCCGGCGCATCTGTATTTTCGACCGCGATCTCGTCGGGGCGGGCTTCGATGAACCGGCCCGTTTCGATGCGCTACGCCGCTTTCTTCTCGCCTCGCGGGATAGCCGCCTTGAGATCGTGCTCCACGAAATCCGCGCGGTGGAATGCGCGCACCCGCGGCTTTTGCGTCTGCTCAGCCAATTCAGTCATGCGGTGAGCATCCACCGCACGGAAGCGGAGGCGCGCGGCATCTGCGACAGCATCATGGTGGCCGATGCGCTCCATTTCGTGCACCGTTTCCATTTCGATCATGCCCGCGGCAGCTGGGGCCTCAACGAACCGGTAGAGGCCGAGGCGCTGGCGCGGCGTTTCGCCGAAATCTGGCACGCCTCCCAGCCGGCGATCACGGCCACGGTGCTGGGCCTGTGAAAGGGAAGGGGGTCCAAAGGCAATCCCCTTACATTTTCCTGGGGGCTTGCTATAATTCCGCGCGTCGGTCGGAAATCCTGCAGTTGAAGGCCGATTCTGTCTTTTCGTTTAACTTTAGCTAAAGGGAAACATAATGAAATACTCCGTCCTCCTCGCTGCTCTGCTGGCCGTATCGCTTTCCGCCTGCGGCAAGAAAGAAGAAGCGGCTGCGCCCGCCGAAGCGCCCGCCGCTGCGCCTGCTCCTGCCGCCCCGGCGCCTGCTGCTCCGGCGCCTGCTGCTCCGGCTGAAGGTGCTGCGGCTCCTGCCGCTCCTGCCGCTCCGGCCGGGGACGCTGCCGCTCCGGCTGCTCCGGCGGGTGGCGCTGCGGCTCCTGCCGCTCCCGCGGAAGAGAAGAAGTAATCTCTTCCTCCGGGAAGAAAAAAGCCGGCCTCGTGCCGGCTTTTTTCATGGCGGCAACCCTTTGATTGCCTCAGGCGATGTGCCGCCAGTCGAAGCCGCAGTCCTGATCGGCCACTCCGATCCATTCCGGCTCACACCCCAGCGCCTGGGCGAGGGCGGCGCGGGCAAGTTCCGGGCGGTTGTTGGTGCGGGACAGATGGGCGGCGATGACGTGCTTGAGGCGCCGGTGGTCCAGGGCGGCGAGCAGGGCGGCGGCCGCGGCGTTGCTCAAGTGGCCGTAGTCGCCGGCGATGCGGTGTTTGAGGGGTGGCGGATAGGGTCCCCTGGCCAGCATCTGGGGGTCGTGGTTGCACTCCAGCACCAGGGCGTCGCAGCCGTCGAGCATGGTCTGGATATGGGGCGTGCTGCGGCCCACGTCGGTGAGTAGTCCCAGCCGCCGCTTGCCGTCACTGAAGACGAACTGGGCCGGTTCCCGGGCGTCGTGGGGCACGGGAAAGGGGTGGATCCAGAGGTCGCCCACACTAAAGGCATGGTGGACATCGAAGAGATGAATGTCTTCCGGCACGCCTTCGCCCCCGGCAAGGGCGAGATGGGTGCCGTGGCTCAACCACACGGGCAGGCGGAAGCGGGCCGCCAGACGCGCAACGCCCGCCACGTGGTCGCCGTGTTCGTGGGTGAGCAGGATGGCATCCAGGTCCTCCGGCGCAAGATTGAGCCGGCCTAGACGCCGTGTTATTTCCCGCACGCCAAAGCCGCAATCGACGAGGAGCCGCGTGCGCCCCGCCTCGACGATCAGGGCATTGCCCTCGCTGCCGCTGCCCAGGCAGGCGAAGCGCATCAGCGGAGCTGCTCGTAGAGGAGGTTGAGAATTTTGCCGGCGCTTTCGGACTTGTCCGGCGCGCCCTGTTTGTCCTGGATGCTCACCCGGGTGGTGTCGGTGAGCTCGGTCACGCGCACGCGGAATTCCTCCGGCTGCTGCGTCTTGCCGGTCCGGCGCCAGAAGGCGAGTTTGGAGAACCAGCCGGTATCTTTCTTTTTGCTCTCTTCTGCCTCGGGATCGAGATAGCGCACGTAATAGATGCCTTGCGAGCGGTCGCGGTCCACCACGGTGAAACCCACCCGGTCGAGGGCGAGGCCCACACGGCGCCAGGCCCGGTCGAAGGCGTCGTCGAGGACGAGCACGCTGGTGCCATCCTCATTGCGTGCCAGCCGTGCCCGCTCCACGTTCTGACTGCTCGCCAGCAAGGTCTTGCTCCGGGATTCCTCCACACCGAAGCGCACCATGAGCCGGCGCAGCATCTCCGCCTCCAGCTCGGGATCGGCAGGGCGCGGCTGCCAGATGGTGCGCTGCCCGCCGTCGCCGCCTTCCAGCACTTCGTACATGCCGCGGTGGCTGATGTAGATTTCGGTGGTGCCGGGTTCCTTGCCCGGCTCCAGGCGGGTGCGGAACTTGTCCCGTTCGGCGGTGGAATAGAGGCTGTCAAGCACCTTGCCCAGCACGTTGCGGATGAAATCCTGGGGAATCTTGGCGCGGTTTTCCGCCCAGTCGGTTTCCATGATGCCGGCTTCCGGCTGCTCGGTCTTGATGATGAAGCCCAGCTCCTGCCAGAAATCCCGCACCACCGGCCAGACCTGCTCCGGCGGTGCCTTGACCACCAGCCAGCGCTGGCTGCCCGCCCGTTCCACCCGCACATTGCTGAGATCGGGCAACAGGTTGCCGGTGGTGGCGGCCGTGGCCGGTTTGCCCT
Coding sequences within:
- a CDS encoding MBL fold metallo-hydrolase; protein product: MRFACLGSGSEGNALIVEAGRTRLLVDCGFGVREITRRLGRLNLAPEDLDAILLTHEHGDHVAGVARLAARFRLPVWLSHGTHLALAGGEGVPEDIHLFDVHHAFSVGDLWIHPFPVPHDAREPAQFVFSDGKRRLGLLTDVGRSTPHIQTMLDGCDALVLECNHDPQMLARGPYPPPLKHRIAGDYGHLSNAAAAALLAALDHRRLKHVIAAHLSRTNNRPELARAALAQALGCEPEWIGVADQDCGFDWRHIA
- the bamC gene encoding outer membrane protein assembly factor BamC, giving the protein MAVGGCSMSIETKKIDYKSAGKIPPLDVPPDLTALTPDDRYVVPDVTPRGSATFSAYQQERQGKPATAATTGNLLPDLSNVRVERAGSQRWLVVKAPPEQVWPVVRDFWQELGFIIKTEQPEAGIMETDWAENRAKIPQDFIRNVLGKVLDSLYSTAERDKFRTRLEPGKEPGTTEIYISHRGMYEVLEGGDGGQRTIWQPRPADPELEAEMLRRLMVRFGVEESRSKTLLASSQNVERARLARNEDGTSVLVLDDAFDRAWRRVGLALDRVGFTVVDRDRSQGIYYVRYLDPEAEESKKKDTGWFSKLAFWRRTGKTQQPEEFRVRVTELTDTTRVSIQDKQGAPDKSESAGKILNLLYEQLR